In Phaseolus vulgaris cultivar G19833 chromosome 3, P. vulgaris v2.0, whole genome shotgun sequence, the sequence TCATCGATGAGTGCCTTCTTGGCCTTTTCCAACTCCTCGATGGTAGAGTCCCCggaggccacctgcttctccagagcctccttctcTACTCGGAGCCTGTTGACCTCAGTTTGCAGCTTGTCatggtcaacctggagaaggcccaatgccttggcctgggtggccatttcctcctccatccaCTCCAGTCTTTCCGCCTGCCCATAGCACTGGTCCTCCAAGTCCTTCTGAAGCTCTTCGGAGGCCTCCGCCATGTCTTGGAGATCCGTTATTTGAACTTGGAGAGACACTTCCCGGACGTAGAAGTCAGCCTCAAGTTCCATCGCCTCGCCTAGTTGCCTGTCAGCCTCCTCTTTGGCCTCTTGGGCCAACTTTAGAGAGGCTTGATAGGCCTCATTTTGGCATCCCAGAGCTTCGTTCTCCTCCTCCAGAGCGGCCACTTTTTCTTTCAGGGCCTGGAGGGCTTGTGTGTTTGAAGCGGCATTTCTAGCTTGGGTGCGCCAATCGAGGGCCACGGCCAAGAAGGCTCCTAAATAGAAGGGCATTCCTTCtttcctgtcggagccttctggcatcAATCCTCcgttgaagcccctcatcagatgcatgatggGAGGAGGAATGGCAATGAGATCGGGGGCAGACTCGGCCCCTTCGCCTTTTTCCTCTTGGACTACTATGGGTTGGGGAGAGGTAGCGCTAGGGGGATTGTCCCTGAAGGAATCCCCTCCCTAGGGTGATGCTGCTGGTAGGATGGGAACCGTAGCAgcctttctcctcttgaagactaCCCCACTGTCAGAGTCTTCGTCATCGAAGAGGATTTCCaacaccctttttcctttgtcaaggggggctggaGCAGGTGATGAGGCCACAGCCAGTGGCATTGCGGCGATGGGCGGAGGTGAATTGGGTGTTTGAAGTGTTTGGGTGCTACGTGGGGGTGGTGAAGATGGGCCTAGTGGAGTTTCGGTGGTGGTTGGTGTTGTTGAGGGCAAGGATAATGGGTGGTTTGGGTCAGCAGTGGGGGTGGtggaggcgccagccttggAGGCGCGAGCAGCCTTCAGTGCTCTCGCCAAGACCATCCTCTTGGATGAATCCATCACTGATCCTGCATTCCGACAAACCAAAGAACAGAGGTTAAAGCCACGCCAGACCAAGAACAAGGCGTCAGTTACACACAAAGCACAGAATGCCAATCCCACCGCCAACACAGTTATACTGATCCACAAGGCATGCAGGTAAATGAAATAGAAAGAGTACAAATGAACACTCAGCAATGAGGGATAAGAAAGGAAGGACAAAAGGCAACAAGGAATGAGCCTccctaccaaaataggtggacaaggtgtgatggaggagggccaagcacatctcacaatggaagccaagacccaaggCTAGACCGTTATGAGCGTCTAGCCTCAAGGAAGGAGTGTCTAGGACGTGATGAGGGAAGGCTACACATGaagcgtctaggaggagacctagaccgtctaggacccattacaaggtcaatggctaagcacattcacgcccaattggatgaagccacgaatggaagagagaaagccttgtacatgttacatggaggcccattagggatgcttagtaattagagtagtgctAGAAAGCATAAAagagtgaacattctagaatctcTCCTTacttggccggtcatgagcatgtgccatgtgccttgtcatttttgcatttcatttggctctcatttcattTACACTTAGCTTAGTATTTACGGCCCTATAGCCTTAAATAGGGaggccatctcttgtattttccaagtttattgtgagtaaagttatgctgccattttgtgccaagctttgcttctccctagaactctaggctctaaacttcacatccttcacctttccttgggctggccgaacctcccaatgttcatacacaccatgcaccttcaagatcaacatcactcttaggaggatcttgcacacacacatccatggcttccgcaccatctcttacatgattcaagaagaacttcatgaattttgccatcatttggtatcatgagcttagGTTCTCCAAGATGAGttgttcttggtcttttcatttttagttcttctttatttcatgttgttcatcttatttccataattgtcttgctgatttttacattttaatttgttttggtgtgctgtttggaagatccaaccggtgcactttgttcaattgatcttgaacaattcttgtgcaaattgtgataggattccatacacctttgagttgctgttttcttttaggtttttgagtctttattgcacttttaatttggttcatattatgctctttgagtctttaatttcttaatccatatatgttttgtcaagtcatgttcatccacaatgtcatcaattcatagtagtcctttgattggcttgattgtttcttgattttgggtatatgcttttgctttgaatctgctgttcatttgatcttttggtgccttttaattttagtttgagttcctatttgtgtttagatcttacacaaattccttttctcaattccattgtgtttaaattttggtatgttactgttttttccagtttttccagaatcccctgtttcactttctctgtgctggctgttttgttccagaaaaatattttcactcataggaaaattttgattctctggactATGCAAGTTTAGAGTTTTAtagaaagggaaaaaaaagaattagttcaaAAGAATCACCagaaaaaatatgataaatcttttaaaatcagtgtgcaaatctgaggcgctacagctggcgtaactgaacaccaaaattgcaaaatttattaaaaaaaaatggtgcatgagttttgagtgattccaaaacaagattttagctaagatcatgaatatcttgcatatcaaatttcagaatcatatcttaaaaacacagctcagcataaattggggaaaaacacgtttctggcccacaacaattttccagtggtgctgttttttattttgtaatttaattctagtgctattcttaggaattcttttgtgtgcctacctttatttgagtaccttttatttgcttgcttaatatttcttggacctctttctagttgtcataatctaactccttttggtggtactgttttattcaattaaattgtttcttgcttttgttctttgacctctaatttggtgctggaatttattctcctttggtgcttaattgaatggaaacttgacttgggtaaggtctagtcttttgataggtgctggaattggagaattaagaccttcattctaaggggaaacaaagccaaggccgaatcaagctttcttgaaaaacaccacaaacacttggtgggCCAACAAgtaaagacaacaaggaagtcaTTTAGCAAAAAgtggatcaacaaagggagttttcttaatttccttgcaacttaatttgtgttaattacctcttaattacgttattagacggtgagtgtgtcttcaagggctgcaagtgtccaagaagcctcacctagggccgacgagtatagaactctttaattagcaattgttaattgtttttagttgtttctatattgcttaattagtaacgctttgtatgtgtggttgttttaagctttgttaaaaccgtctagctttgttaattagttagcatacattgttttcttgcattgaatttttttttgatttctcaacttaattgtgttctaagtagtttactaagaggaagttttgtgtgaagatattgagggatagtttttggctaaggcaaaggcttggtacttaagtagtcctttgtgactcacctcccttacctggaaaactaccttctttgactttcctaaatttcctcaaggtaaaacacttatatacacaaaaactttagccatgtcttctcctcctcactctccaaagtctattgaaagtgaagtcaaatctataaaatctcttttcaaagaagtttcacaagctgtgcaaatgatttcttttagacaattggagaat encodes:
- the LOC137839296 gene encoding uncharacterized protein: MHLMRGFNGGLMPEGSDRKEGMPFYLGAFLAVALDWRTQARNAASNTQALQALKEKVAALEEENEALGCQNEAYQASLKLAQEAKEEADRQLGEAMELEADFYVREVSLQVQITDLQDMAEASEELQKDLEDQCYGQAERLEWMEEEMATQAKALGLLQVDHDKLQTEVNRLRVEKEALEKQVASGDSTIEELEKAKKALIDDMAGTFEEGFKEALARGSMFLIAILPTMSSTAVSCPSNWMTETPTFSRHLYLLCFIFVLANL